A genomic segment from Helicoverpa armigera isolate CAAS_96S chromosome 10, ASM3070526v1, whole genome shotgun sequence encodes:
- the LOC110377412 gene encoding gem-associated protein 5: MQLFASGGGALVVYNASNVDEAPQQINVNIEGQSWQICAVSWTSQGLLVGSQAGAVALLTQLAPHTLIAAAFVFTKMIHAMEWHPQQTSSSSDLSPYKNLIAVTSLAKESNIVVLEYGTKEDGTRQFTTWKTLVGHKNPVLQVAWNPHRDGLLVSSSQDATVRVWEMSSGTCISIFGGHAQSSLGVTWVSEPQLPHHVITGGADACLRVWDIYQHKAEDYEELKHEVHSKTKRKKENASRTEPDATAAEPENVATKIDITAKTPKPPKKFLLPIMYKRIYDPLKIMAPKKMLQMFLEKTERKGERGDGIDNVNEEKLNTVDEKAGTTSVKDQSVIEEKGDGIENTNAKETVKTEVEVGENSKIKIEEEKKETRKNSREFNLDFLKIFGSIRDVNEYLDLEMASHLQSYHPESWIMLSIFRGHIDTMIQFASKRDMLCPFLLSMAPCVSFKYWKDATQLYLAQIDRLVAKGEEEKLYDNRHYGGSTYRKAAILLSMHDVMGAVKALCDGKLFKEAYILCRIRYMDSVATEMLRKWAVDLKLTGNMPMSAVCYIAMDDLSQAAQVLAMSHDQECLSLAAEIAKIAGRTTFADQVEKKAKESKSQTSEKTEAILKELPSKIELLMKENKVQNSDTLNGETSNSDILNGDH; the protein is encoded by the exons ATGCAGCTGTTTGCCAGCGGCGGCGGTGCTCTCGTGGTCTACAACGCCAGTAATGTTGATGAAG CTCCGCAACAGATAAACGTGAACATAGAAGGTCAGTCGTGGCAGATCTGCGCGGTGTCGTGGACGTCACAGGGTCTGCTGGTGGGCTCACAGGCGGGGGCGGTCGCGTTGTTGACTCAGCTCGCACCGCATACGCTTATCGCTGCTGCCTTTGTTTTTAC CAAAATGATACACGCAATGGAATGGCACCCTCAGCAGACCTCAAGCTCAAGTGATCTGTCTCCATACAAAAATCTGATTGCCGTCACCTCTCTGGCTAAAGAGAGCAATATTGTCGTACTGGAATATGGGACCAAAGAAG atGGTACTAGACAGTTTACTACTTGGAAGACATTGGTGGGACACAAGAATCCGGTGCTTCAAGTCGCTTGGAATCCACATCGCGATGGTCTGTTGGTGTCTTCATCACAAGACGCTACTGTTAGG GTATGGGAAATGTCATCAGGCACCTGTATATCAATATTCGGTGGTCACGCTCAATCATCGTTAGGCGTCACCTGGGTGAGCGAGCCGCAGTTACCGCATCACGTGATCACGGGCGGGGCTGATGCTTGTCTGCGGGTCTGGGATATTTACCAGCATAAGGCTGAAGATTATGAAG AATTGAAACACGAAGTTCACTCAAAAACCAAACGTAAGAAAGAAAATGCTAGCCGAACCGAACCGGACGCAACAGCGGCCGAACCAGAAAATGTTGCCACAAAAATAGATATTACTGCCAAAACACCGAAACCACCCAAAAAGTTCCTATTGCCCATAATGTACAAACGAATTTATGATCCACTTAAAATAATGGCACCGAAGAAAATGCTACAAATGTTTTTGGAAAAGACTGAACGTAAAGGCGAAAGGGGAGACGGAATAGACAATGTAAatgaagaaaaattaaatactgTTGATGAAAAGGCGGGTACAACTTCCGTAAAAGACCAAAGTGTCATAGAAGAAAAAGGCGATGGTATTGAAAATACTAATGCTAAAGAAACAGTAAAGACTGAAGTAGAAGTAGGAGAAAATtcgaaaattaaaatagaagaagaaaaaaaggaAACACGCAAGAATTCTAGAGAATTCAATTTAGATTTCCTCAAGATTTTTGGCAGCATAAGAGATGTTAACGAATATTTGGATTTGGaga TGGCCAGTCACTTGCAGTCCTATCACCCAGAATCTTGGATCATGCTGTCGATATTCCGCGGACACATCGACACTATGATACAATTCGCCAGTAAGCGTGATATGCTCTGCCCCTTCCTGCTCAGTATGGCGCCTTGCGTGTCTTTCAA atATTGGAAAGACGCCACGCAACTTTATTTAGCGCAAATAGATCGACTTGTAGCCAAAGGTGAAGAAGAAAAACTTTATG ATAACAGGCATTATGGTGGGTCGACATACCGCAAGGCTGCCATCTTACTTAGTATGCACGATGTGATGGGCGCAGTCAAAGCTCTCTGTGACGGAAAGCTCTTCAAAGAAGCTTACATACTATGTCGGATaag ATATATGGACAGTGTTGCTACGGAAATGTTAAGGAAATGGGCTGTTGATCTGAAGCTTACTGGGAACATGCCCATGTCGGCTGTATG TTATATCGCCATGGATGATCTATCTCAAGCTGCTCAAGTACTAGCGATGTCCCACGATCAAGAGTGTCTCAGCCTAGCTGCGGAGATCGCTAAGATTGCAGGCAGGACCACATTCGCAGACCAAGTAGAGAAGAAAGCTAAGGAATCGAAATCACAAACATCTGAAAAGACTGAAGCGATATTAAAAGAACTTCCGTCGAAAATTGAACTCCTTATGAAGGAGAATAAGGTTCAAAATAGTGATACGTTAAATGGTGAAACCTCTAACAGTGATATTTTAAATGGTGATCATTAA